The proteins below come from a single Lonchura striata isolate bLonStr1 chromosome 10, bLonStr1.mat, whole genome shotgun sequence genomic window:
- the GPR87 gene encoding G-protein coupled receptor 87, which produces MGYNLSYGKLPDNPLGPDNGSSPNASSRGRAAQDEFTTIVLPVLYLVIFLASLLLNGLAVWIFFHIRNKTSFIFYLKNIVVADLLMTLTFPFKIIQDSRLGPWHFNSFLCRYTTVLFYANMYTTIVFLGLISIDRYLKVVKPFGDSRMYSITFTKILSACVWVVMAFLALPNLILTNGYPTKRNVDDCLKLKSPLGVKWHSAVVYINTCTFVVVLIVLIGCYIAISRYIYKSSKQFISSSSRKRKHNQSIRVVVAVFFTCFLPYHLCRIPFTFSHLDKILDDSAHRILYYCKEMTLFLSACNVCLDPIIYFFMCRSFSRRLFRKSNMRTRSESIRSLQSVRRSEVRIYHEYTDV; this is translated from the exons ATGGGGTACAATTTGTCCTATGGAAAACTGCCAG ACAATCCCCTCGGCCCGGACAACGGCAGCTCGCCCAACGCCAGCTCCCGCGGGCGCGCGGCGCAGGACGAGTTCACCACCATCGTGCTGCCCGTGCTCTACCTCGTCATCTTCCTGGCCAGCCTCCTGCTCAACGGCCTCGCAGTGTGGATCTTCTTCCACATCAGGAACAAAACCAGCTTTATATTTTACCTCAAGAACATTGTGGTGGCAGACCTGCTCATGACGCTGACGTTCCCGTTCAAGATCATCCAGGACTCGCGGCTGGGGCCGTGGCACTTCAACTCCTTCCTGTGCCGCTACACCACGGTGCTGTTCTACGCCAACATGTACACCACCATCGTCTTCCTGGGGCTCATCAGCATCGACCGCTACCTGAAGGTGGTGAAGCCCTTTGGAGACTCCAGGATGTACAGCATCACCTTCACCAAGATCCTGTCGGCCTGCGTCTGGGTGGTGATGGCGTTCCTGGCGCTGCCAAACCTGATCCTCACCAACGGCTACCCCACCAAGAGGAACGTGGACGACTGCCTGAAGCTGAAGTCTCCCCTGGGAGTCAAGTGGCACTCGGCTGTCGTCTACATCAACACCTGCACGTTCGTGGTGGTGCTGATCGTGCTGATAGGGTGCTACATTGCCATTTCCAGGTACATCTATAAATCCAGCAAACAGTTCATCAGCTCGTCCAGCCGAAAGCGGAAGCACAACCAGAGTATAAGGGTGGTCGTGGCTGTGTTCTTCACCTGCTTTTTGCCCTACCATTTGTGCCGAATACCCTTCACTTTTAGTCATCTGGACAAAATTTTAGATGACTCTGCACACAGGATCTTGTATTATTGTAAGGAAATGACGCTGTTCCTGTCGGCATGCAACGTCTGTCTGGACCCaatcatttattttttcatgtgtcGATCATTCTCACGAAGGCTGTTCAGGAAATCCAACATGAGAACCAGGAGCGAGAGCATCAGGTCCCTGCAGAGCGTCAGGAGGTCAGAGGTGCGCATCTACCACGAGTACACTGACGTCTGA